AGATTGCGGAACGCCGCCGACAGGCTGTCGCTGCGGTGCTCGCGCGGCGCGCCCCCGAGTGCCCAGATGGCATTCTGCAGCCCTTCAGCCAGCGCGACAAAGCTCTCGCCGCCGAGAATGACGTGAGCGTGCTCGAAGCCCGAGCAGGCCAGCCGGAAGTGATAGAGGCGGTGGTCAAGCGCGAGACCCGCCACGGTAATGCTTAGGCTGTCCATCTCGGTGAAGTCGGACAACCCAAGACGACCGGGTTCGTGTACTTGACGGAACATAACGTCATGCTCCTCGCCATGGAGTGCACGCCAGTCGCGAATACGGCGCTCCAGAGTGCGGCGCACGTTGCCCGGGAGGTCGGGATGGCGCCGAAGCATCTCGTCCAGCACGGCTATCGGTCGAATGCCGGGAGCGGACTGGAGCAGCGGCACGATCTCGGTGTCGAAGATTGCCGCCAAGGGATCGGGACGACGACGCGCACGTGGCGCCTTCTTCTGTGATGGCAGTCGCCGGTCCTGATCGATGCGATACCCCGTGGCGGCGCTGAACCCGGCGCGCGCAGCCGCTTGAGCCGGTCCTTCCTTGAGTCTGTACTTCATGTAGAGCCTCATCTGATGGTCGTTGATGTGTCGGCCGGGCAACGCAGCCTCCGTTCGCTACACGAAAGAGCTGTTCATACCCGATTTACCGCGACCACCGATAAAGCGCCCCGGCAGCGGGGCGGACTCCTCGGCGCGGCGTTGCGGCAGCGGTTCCAGGCTACGCCCTTCACCGCTGCCGCAACGCCAGTACTCTCATCCTGATTGACGCGCTGCTCTCATGTTGTTTGACGCGCGGCACGGCAGGTACGCGCGTTTGGCTCGTGGCCGGCGTGACAGATATGCGCTGCGGCTTCCAGGGGCTGGCCGCGAAAGTGCAGACGGCGCTCGAAGAGAATCCGCTGGGCGGCAACGTATTTATCTTCCGCGGCCGCCGCGGCGATCTCGTGAAGCTGCTTTGGGCGACCGACGATGGGCTCTGGCTGCTCGCAAAACGATTGGAGCGAGGCCGGTTTATCTGGCCCCAGGCCGACGGTGGAAAAATCCATCTGTCGAGCGCACAGCTGTCGATGCTCCTCGAAGGCATCGACTGGCGACACCCGCAACGCACCGCTGCTCTGTCGATGTTGTAAACCACATCGAAGGCTCGTAAACTGCGACGCATGTCCCAATCTGCGCCGCTTCCCACCACCGTCGCGGAGCTCCAGGCTCTGGTGCTCGAGCAGCAGGCGTCGATCGAGAACATGGTGCGGGAGATCGCCGCACGGGACGACCAAATCGAACGCCTGAAGGCGCAGATCGACAAGCTCAGGCGGATGTACTTCGGGAGCAAGTCCGAGAAACTGGCCCGGCAGATCGATAAACTCGAGGCGCAGCTGGAAGACCTGACGGCCGGTCAGGGCGCTGCCGAGACGCGAAAGCACCAAGAGAAGACATCGACGGCGCCGCCCGGTCGAGCGCCCACGCGAGAGCCGCTGCCGCCGCACTTGCCACGCGATGAAATCGAACTCACGCCGAATCCGGCTTGCCCCAAGTGTGCGACAACGATGCAGCAACTCGGCGAGGATGTCTCCGAGCAGCTCGCGCGCGTGGCGGCTGCGTTTAAAGTGATCCGCACGATCCGTCACAAGCTGTGCTGTCCTGACTGCGGCCACATCGAACAGCCCGCGATGCCCAGCCTGCCCATCGAGCACAGCATCGCGCATCCGAGCCTGCTGGCCGACATTGCGGTATCGAAGTTCGCAGATCACCAACCGCTGTACCGCCAATCGGAGATTGCGGCACGCGACGGCGTCACGTTGGATCGGGCCAGTATGGGCCGCTGGATCGGGCAGATCGCCGAGCTCTGCGGACCGCTTGTCGGAAATTTTCAAGCTAGTTGTCGCCTCAACGAATAATTTCAGGCTGCCTTTCTCTCCTGGTTAGGGCGTCGTGGGGTACCGCCCTGGTTATCGATTCGATCCGGGTTCAGGTGCACAGCATCGACGCGTTGCCAGTTGCGCGTTGGGCCTTTCCACCGAAGCGGATTGCGTTGCCGGGCGTACTCGTAGAGCGCCGCGCGTCGATCCAGAATGTCCTGATCGAGGTTGGCATGACGCTGCGCCGGCGTGACGAACCGGATCGCGCTGTGACGATGCTCCTCGTTGTACCAGCGCACCAGTGCGCCCACCCACGTGCGCGCGGCAAACAGGGTATCGAATGCCTTGAGCGGATAAGCAGGTCGATACTTTAGGGTCTTGAACAACGACTCGGAGTAAGGGTTGTCGTTGCTCACGCCCGGGCGACTCAGCGACGGCATGACGCCCAGCGCCTGAAGGGTGGCAAGCATCGTCGCGCCTTTCATCGGGCCGCCGTTGTCCGAATGCAAAATCACCTGGGCGGGCTGTATCGCTTCGCGCGCGCAGAGGTCCTTGAGGACTTCGCTGGCCAGCACGCTGCTTTCCTCGGCATACACCTGCCAGCCGACAATTTTGCGACTGAACACGTCGAGAAACAGATACAAGTAGAAGTACTGCCCACGAACCGTGGTCGGCAGATACGTGATGTCCCAGCTATACAATTGGTTCGGTGCATCGGCGCAAACCGAACGGGGTTTGCTGCGTGCCTGTGCCGGCCGTTCGCTGCGCCGGTGTGCGAGTTGCTTCTCGGCCTTCAGGACCCGGTAGAACGTCGATTCGGAGGCGATATAGCGTTGCTGGTCTGCCAGTCGAGGCACGATCTGGCTTGGCGGCAGATGACCGAATTCGGGCGAGTTCGCGATCGCCAGAAGCTCGGCGCGTTCGTCGGCAGAGAGCTTGTGACGCGGCGCGTGATGCCGTAACGAGCGCCCGTCCACCGCGTCAGGTTCGCCGCGCTGCCAGCGCTGAACCGTTCGAGCACTGAGCCCTAGAATGCTGCACGCACGCGCCTGGCGAGCCCCGGCCAGGGTCGCCTCGCTGATCAGGTCGATCAATGCCTTGCGCTCTTCAGGGACCGTCATTCGGCCTCGCCCCCGAACAGCGCACGGTGCTTTTTTTGCAGCACCAACAGCGCCGCAGCTTCAGCCAGCGCCTTCTCCTTGCGTTTGAGTTCGCGCTGCAGCTCGAAATTGGCCTGCTTCAGATCCCGGACTTCCGTGGCGCTCTCGCGCCGACTACCGGTTCCACCGACCGTGCAAAAATCCGCTCGCCACTGCGCGAGATGATGTGCGAACAGGCCGCGCTCGCGACACCAGCTGTTCAACGCTTCGTCGACCAACCCGTGGCTCTCCTGCAAGGCCATCAGCCGTTCTTCCAGCGACCAGTCTTCCGGACGTCTTGCGTGTTCGGAGCCCGAGCTCCGCTTCGCGGCGGCGGCGCCTCTCATCCACTTCCTTAACGTCAGTACGTTCACGTTCAATTCGTCGGCCACTGCTCCAACCGTTCGGGGGCCGCGCTGCAGGACCTTCGACAGCGCCTGTTCCTTAAATTCAACAGAATACGTTTGTTTGTACGCGATCCACGAACGACGCCCCTCGGAGTAAGGTGGAGAGCGCGTGATGTGCGTCAGCAATGCGGGTCAGCGGAGATCTGCGGGCATCTTCCAAGGAAGCAGCGCGTCGTAGTCGTCAACGGTCCTCGCCAGAGGAAGACGTTGGAACAACCAGTGAAGGTAGCGATAGGGATCGATGCCCCCGGCTTTGCAGGTTTCGATCAGGCTGTAGAGGTTTGCACTTGCGTTCGCCCCCGCTACGGTGTCGCTAAAAAGCCATGAGCGGCGCCCGACGACGAAGGGGCGAATCGCATTCTCGCAAGGGTTGTTCGAGATGGCCCAAGTGCCGTTCTCGACGTAGCGGATCAGCTTCGGCCACTGCTCGCGCAGATAGGTCAGTGCCTTTCCGAGCAAACTTTTTGGTACGACGCCGGGCGACTCCGCGAGGGCTAAAGCGTAGATGGCGTCGAGTATGCGCGTGCTGTATCGACGTCGCAGTCGCTGTCGTCGCTCAGCTGCCCATTTCTTAGAGCGGGCCTCCGCAGTGAACAGCTTGCCGATCAGCGTGATGAAGCGTGTCGCGAGCAGATCGGGCGAACGCGCGGCTTTCGGCACGTTCTCCTCCGCTTTGATGAAGTACCGTCTTAGGTGTGCCCAACACCCGAGGTGCACGAGGTCGTAGCGTTGAGCGATGTCGTTGTAGGGCTCGTAGCCATCAGTCATCAGAACGGCGCCCTTGCGGATCCCCGTGAACAGCTTGTCGGCCAGCTTGGCACCGCGTCCGGGCGTATAGCTGAAGCAGCGGATGGGGATGCCTGAATTGGTCATCTGCGCCCAGAGGTAGCTCTTCGTTTGCGGCTTGCGCCCTTTCTCTTTCAGTACCTGGAACGTCGTCTCGTCACAGTAGATCAGTTCGGCATCAAGCAACGCATCGCGCATGAGGTTGATCACGGGCTGGGTCGCGAGGCCAACGCGAACCATGCTGGCGGCGATCGTGTTCGACGAGATGTCTCCGCCGAAGCGACACAGCAAACCGGCCTGGCGATAGAGCGGCACGCCGAACTGATATTTGCCGGTGGCGATCCATGCGAGCGCCGCTTCGCTCAACAGTCCGCGCGCGATGATGCGCGGCGGCGCTGGAGTGACCTTGATGCCGAGATCGCAGCACGGACACGCATATTTAACGCGCTGGTGTTGGATCACTCGAAGCTGCTCGGGGATCACATCGAGCTGCTCGCTGATCTCCGCGCCGATCTCGACGAGCGCTTGTCCATCGTTCGTGCAAAAGCGTTCGGCTTCGGGCAGTTCGTGCCGCACGACCTCGCGCGGTAGATTGGGATCAAGCGGCTTGCGGTGACCGCGCTTCTTGCGCTTGTGCGCGCCAACCGTCGTCTCCGGCGTGTCTTCTTGAGCAGGCGCGCTGTTCGCGCCGAGCACCTCGGCTTCGTTGAACAAGCCAAGTTGATCAGAATCTCGTGCCTCGCTCTTGGCGCCGAACAGTTCGCGACGGTAGGCTCGGAGTCGCTCCTCAGCAAGATCGCGCTCTGCGGTCATAAGCCGCAAGGCGCCGCGTAAGGCCTCCTGTTCTTCTCGCAATGCACGAGCAGCATCGCGCTCGGCGAGCAACGCCTTCAATTCCTCGGCGGTGATCGTGACATTGATCGGCATGGCCGGTTAGACCGGCGCACGGCCTCACTGTTCAGCTCACGCGGCGATATTCCTGCTTCGGATGCCGTCGTATCGCGGTGATGTCATCGCCATCGAGCAACGCGTGCAACACGTTGCTCGTCATCGTCACGATCTCAGCCTTGTTGTCTGGCCAGATGAAGTGGCTGCTCTCCAATCGTTTTATAAAAAGCCAGAAACCACTGCCGTCCCAGCCAAGTATCTTTATCCGGTCACGACGTCGGTTTCCGAAGATGTAAAGCGACGTGTCCATCGGATTTAGGCGCATCGACTGCTCGACGAGAATCGACAGACTGTTCATGCCGTAGCGGAAGTCGACAGGATCGCGGTGCAGGTAGACCTTCAGATTATCGTCGAACCGGAACACGGCATCCTCCCGAGCATCTGGACCACGGTGGTCAGCTCGTCGATGGTCGCCTCTGCGATGTCGAACTCAACACCGTTAGGCAAACGTATGTGCAAGGCAACCGTGATCGATGGTGTGCGCGCGGACACCGCTCGTTCAACCGTCACAGCCCCCTGAACGACCGGTACAAATGGTGATGGCACGTCGGTCGCGTCAGTCCGCAAGGCAGGCGGCGTGACATCAAGCGATGCCCTGTCTGCTGGTCTCAGTTCCTTATCCGCCGAATTCCGCGCCGCATGTGTCTTCTGATAGCGCGTGATCCACTCGCGCAACAGATTCGGGTTCAAGCCGTATTGCATCGCCGTCCGGGCTATCGAAACGCCGGACGTCATGCACAACTGGACCAGTTCCTCGCGGGCTTGCGGATCGTATTCCCGGCGACCATCCCGTTTCGCGCCGACTACCAGACGGCTACGCAAGTCTCGATCTTCTGTCATGTACTCTCATCCCAGCTGTCCACGTGGACAGGTAGCATCAGAGAATCACTCGTCCATTGCTAGGGCGTCCCTTAAGGACCGCATACGTTTGTTTCGCCTTCACCCTGTACCTCTGACTCTTCTCGATAAGAAAGTTCAGAGGCGACAACTAGTCTGACGCCGGGGGTTGTTGAAGCAATCCAGCGCTACGTGCTGGTCCCCGGCAAGGTACACGTCGACGACACACCGGTTGCGGTGCTCGCGCCAGGCAACGGAAAGACGGTGACCGGTCGCTTCTGGGTCTACGTGCGTGACGATCACCGCTCGGGCTCGACTGAGCCGGCTGCGGTATGGTTCGACTTCTCCTCAAATCGCAAAGGCGTCCATCCTCAGACCCGACTCGCCGCATTCCGCGGCATCCTGCAGGCCGATGCATACGCCGGTTTCGATCAACTGTATGCGAGCGGCGAGATCCACGAAGCGGCATGCTGGGATCACGCGAGGCGGTACATTTACGATGTTCACGCGCGCACACCGACTTCAGATACCCAGCAACTGCTCGAGATGATCGGCGAACTCTACAGCATCGAAGCCGACATCCGCGGCAAGGCGCCTGACGAGCGTCTCCCCCGGCGTCAGACTAGTTGTCGCCTCTGAACTTTCTTATCGAGAAGAGTCAGAGGTACAGGGTGAAGGCGAAACAAACGTATTCTGTTGAATTTAAGGAACAGGCGCTGTCGAAGGTCCTGCAGCGCGGCCCCCGAACGGTTGGAGCAGTGGCCGACGAATTGAACGTGAACGTACTGACGTTAAGGAAGTGGATGAGAGGCGCCGCCGCCGCGAAGCGGAGCTCGGGCTCCGAACACGCAAGACGTCCGGAAGACTGGTCGCTGGAAGAACGGCTGATGGCCTTGCAGGAGAGCCACGGGTTGGTCGACGAAGCGTTGAACAGCTGGTGTCGCGAGCGCGGCCTGTTCGCACATCATCTCGCGCAGTGGCGAGCGGATTTTTGCACGGTCGGTGGAACCGGTAGTCGGCGCGAGAGCGCCACGGAAGTCCGGGATCTGAAGCAGGCCAATTTCGAGCTGCAGCGCGAACTCAAACGCAAGGAGAAGGCGCTGGCTGAAGCTGCGGCGCTGTTGGTGCTGCAAAAAAAGCACCGTGCGCTGTTCGGGGGCGAGGCCGAATGACGGTCCCTGAAGAGCGCAAGGCATTGATCGACCTGATCAGCGAGGCGACCCTGGCCGGGGCTCGCCAGGCGCGTGCGTGCAGCATTCTAGGGCTCAGTGCTCGAACGGTTCAGCGCTGGCAGCGCGGCGAACCTGACGCGGTGGACGGGCGCTCGTTACGGCATCACGCGCCGCGTCACAAGCTCTCTGCCGACGAACGCGCCGAGCTTCTGGCGATCGCGAACTCGCCCGAATTCGGTCATCTGCCGCCAAGCCAGATCGTGCCTCGACTGGCAGACCAGCAACGCTATATCGCCTCCGAATCGACGTTCTACCGGGTCCTGAAGGCCGAGAAGCAACTCGCACACCGGCGCAGCGAACGGCCGGCACAGGCACGCAGCAAACCCCGTTCGGTTTGCGCCGATGCACCGAACCAATTGTATAGCTGGGACATCACGTATCTGCCGACCACGGTTCGTGGGCAGTACTTCTACTTGTATCTGTTTCTCGACGTGTTCAGTCGCAAAATTGTCGGCTGGCAGGTGTATGCCGAGGAAAGCAGCGTGCTGGCCAGCGAAGTCCTCAAGGACCTCTGCGCGCGCGAAGCGATACAGCCCGCCCAGGTGATTTTGCATTCGGACAACGGCGGCCCGATGAAAGGCGCGACGATGCTTGCCACCCTTCAGGCGCTGGGCGTCATGCCGTCGCTGAGTCGCCCGGGCGTGAGCAACGACAACCCTTACTCCGAGTCGTTGTTCAAGACCCTAAAGTATCGACCTGCTTATCCGCTCAAGGCATTCGATACCCTGTTTGCCGCGCGCACGTGGGTGGGCGCACTGGTGCGCTGGTACAACGAGGAGCATCGTCACAGCGCGATCCGGTTCGTCACGCCGGCGCAGCGTCATGCCAACCTCGATCAGGACATTCTGGATCGACGCGCGGCGCTCTACGAGTACGCCCGGCAACGCAATCCGCTTCGGTGGAAAGGCCCAACGCGCAACTGGCAACGCGTCGATGCTGTGCACCTGAACCCGGATCGAATCGATAACCAGGGCGGTACCCCACGACGCCCTAACCAGGAGAGAAAGGCAGCCTGAAATTATTCGTTGAGGCGACAACTAGCTTGAAAATTTCCGACGTAATCCGCTCGCGGCGGTCAAAGGGGGCACGGAGCTGCTTCACCGCAAGGAAGCGGATCCACTGAAGCGATCCGTGCTTACGATGATGGCAGGCAGCGTCAAGCGCATGAGCGACCTGATCGACAACCTTCTCGATTTTGCACGAGGCCGCCTTGGCGGCGGGCTTGAGCTACATCAAGAGAAGCGATCTATCGAACCTGCGTTCCTGCAGGTGATCGATGAGATCCGCTCGGCATGGCCGGATAGAACGATTGAAACGCGCTTGAACCTGGAACTGCCGTTCGAGGGCGACCATGCACGACTGAGTCAGCTGTTTTCGAATTTGCTGGCGAATGCCATTACGCGTGGAGCAAGCGATCAACCCATCCGCGTTGTCGATTCGAATGACTCAAACGGCCTGACGCTGTCGGTGGCGAACGCCGGGGAGGGGATTCCCCCCGCGGCGATGGAAAAGCTATTCCAGCCGTTCCAGCGCGATTCAAAACGGCCCGCGCAACAAGGGTTGGGCCTCGGTCTTTTTATCGCGTCGCAGATTGCATTGGCACACGGAGGGTCATTGAAGGTGATGTCCGATAGCACGGAGACCGTATTCACGTTGGATATCCCGGCCTCGTAATTCTAAGTATGTGGCGAGCGCCTCCGACGTCAAGACTGCCATCCGTAGGTCAGTGCTCGAAGACGCTCGGGGCGACACAGGAACTGCAATTCCAATCCCGGCGCAAGACATGGCGTTTTGGTTGGGTTATGCAGGGAAATCCACCTGCGTCGATCGGTAGCAAGTGACTGAGAGCCGCTGTCAGCTATATAGGAAACCTAACGATACCTGTTGAACGAAACCGCTGACGCGGTAGAGGGGTAGGTCGACGTCGCCGTCCTGGCCAATGCCAGAGGTACTCCATTCGTGGTGCGACTATGACAGTGCAGCTCACTGCACTTGTTCATCCGAATGGAGTCCTGACATGACACCCCTACGTCAGCGGATGGTCGAGGATTGCTCGTTCGCAATCTCTCGGCCAATACTCAGCGCGCCTACCCTGCAGCAAATGCGTGCCTTCGCCGCGCACTTTGGCCGCTCCCCTGCTACCGTTGGAGCCGAAGGAATTCACCTCGGTCATGCCTCGTTGCAGCCCACGTCGATTTATGTGCGTGCAGAGGTTCGGCGCATGCTCGAAGCCGCCGCGCGGTACTATGACGAAAACGCGGGATAGGGTCGCGTCGGGGTAGTGTCGCCAACGCCGCCACCCGCCACGAACCGTTGTGCGGAGATCAAGACCGGTGGGTCAACCATGTCCATCAATGCGAGCGACATTCAAGCGGATTTCCTAAGTGCCTTCGCGCGTGAAGAGAAAGTCGTTTGGGTGTTTCTGGTCAACGGCATCAAACTGACGGGCCAGTTGCTGGCGTTCGACCAATACGTTCTTGCGCTGCAGTGCCCGACGGGGATTCAGACGGTGTTCAAAAGCGCTGTGTCGACCGTCTGCGAAGCGCATGTTGTCGAGCATCGCCGAACGAGAGATCGTTCGGCGATGTCGCGCGAGCGTCCGCCCGCCAGGGGAGATCATCGTTAAGTCGGGCGCGTCGAAGCAGGTGATGCAGCACACTGACGGCATGGCTGTGCATGCGTCTTCGTTGCGTCAGACCGCTGCGGCGGCCAATTGAGGCGCGCCGAGAAGCGGGAGAGGCATCGTTGGCGATGCAAGCGGCTTGAACGACCATGCGGGCTTTAATTGAGCCTACGCGCCCGCAAGCCGACTTCCGCGGCCGCGGTTTCCCACAGTGTTACCCACAGATTCTGTGGATAACCTCTCGGTCCATTTGCAACAGCTTAACGTCGCGGTCTATTTGCGGCAGCTCCGTCTCAGAGCAATCCGTCAGATAGAGCCGCGCCGCTTAGATTTGCCGCCCGCTGAGAACTTCTTGTGTTTTGAACATTGCTATTTTCAGTTCGCCTTGCTCGGCGAGGTTGCGCGCCGTAATGAGAAGGTCCTGCTCGAATGGATCGGGTATGAGAAGCCGTTCGACTTCGCCAATATACAGAAGGACCTCCATACAAAGCTGGTCGGGATATCGGCTCGCGGAATAGCGAGTCAGCTCGTTCGTCAGCACGGTCCAGGGCGTTGTCAGGTTGTTGGGTCGGTCACGTAAGATGATGCGATGAAGGTACGCGATCCACGAACGACGCCCCTCGGAGTAAGGTGGAGAGCGCGTGATGTGCGTCAGCAATGCGGGTCAGCGGAGATCTGCGGGCATCTTCCAAGGAAGCAGCGCGTCGTAGTCGTCAACGGTCCTCGCCAGAGGAAGACGTTGGAACAACCAGTGAAGGTAGCGATAGGGATCGATGCCCCCGGCTTTGCAGGTTTCGATCAGGCTGTAGAGGTTTGCACTTGCGTTCGCCCCCGCTACGGTGTCGCTAAAAAGCCATGAGCGGCGCCCGACGACGAAGGGGCGAATCGCATTCTCGCAAGGGTTGTTCGAGATGGCCCAAGTGCCGTTCTCGACGTAGCGGATCAGCTTCGGCCACTGCTCGCGCAGATAGGTCAGTGCCTTTCCGAGCAAACTTTTTGGTACGACGCCGGGCGACTCCGCGAGGGCTAAAGCGTAGATGGCGTCGAGTATGCGCGTGCTGTATCGACGTCGCAGTCGCTGTCGTCGCTCAGCTGCCCATTTCTTAGAGCGGGCCTCCGCAGTGAACAGCTTGCCGATCAGCGTGATGAAGCGTGTCGCGAGCAGATCGGGCGAACGCGCGGCTTTCGGCACGTTCTCCTCCGCTTTGATGAAGTACCGTCTTAGGTGTGCCCAACACCCGAGGTGCACGAGGTCGTAGCGTTGAGCGATGTCGTTGTAGGGCTCGTAGCCATCAGTCATCAGAACGGCGCCCTTGCGGATCCCCGTGAACAGCTTGTCGGCCAGCTTGGCACCGCGTCCGGGCGTATAGCTGAAGCAGCGGATGGGGATGCCTGAATTGGTCATCTGCGCCCAGAGGTAGCTCTTCGTTTGCGGCTTGCGCCCTTTCTCTTTCAGTACCTGGAACGTCGTCTCGTCACAGTAGATCAGTTCGGCATCAAGCAACGCATCGCGCATGAGGTTGATCACGGGCTGGGTCGCGAGGCCAACGCGAACCATGCTGGCGGCGATCGTGTTCGACGAGATGTCTCC
This genomic stretch from Caballeronia sp. Lep1P3 harbors:
- a CDS encoding IS3 family transposase (programmed frameshift) — protein: MAYKQTYSVEFKEQALSKVLQRGPRTVGAVADELNVNVLTLRKWMRGAAAAKRSSGSEHARRPEDWSLEERLMALQESHGLVDEALNSWCRERGLFAHHLAQWRADFCTVGGTGSRRESATEVRDLKQANFELQRELKRKEKALAEAAALLVLQKKPPCAVRGRGRMTVPEERKALIDLISEATLAGARQARACSILGLSARTVQRWQRGEPDAVDGRSLRHHAPRHKLSADERAELLAIANSPEFGHLPPSQIVPRLADQQRYIASESTFYRVLKAEKQLAHRRSERPAQARSKPRSVCADAPNQLYSWDITYLPTTVRGQYFYLYLFLDVFSRKIVGWQVYAEESSVLASEVLKDLCAREAIQPAQVILHSDNGGPMKGATMLATLQALGVMPSLSRPGVSNDNPYSESLFKTLKYRPAYPLKAFDTLFAARTWVGALVRWYNEEHRHSAIRFVTPAQRHANLDQDILDRRAALYEYARQRNPLRWKGPTRNWQRVDAVHLNPDRIDNQGGTPRRPNQERKAA
- a CDS encoding IS66 family transposase → MPINVTITAEELKALLAERDAARALREEQEALRGALRLMTAERDLAEERLRAYRRELFGAKSEARDSDQLGLFNEAEVLGANSAPAQEDTPETTVGAHKRKKRGHRKPLDPNLPREVVRHELPEAERFCTNDGQALVEIGAEISEQLDVIPEQLRVIQHQRVKYACPCCDLGIKVTPAPPRIIARGLLSEAALAWIATGKYQFGVPLYRQAGLLCRFGGDISSNTIAASMVRVGLATQPVINLMRDALLDAELIYCDETTFQVLKEKGRKPQTKSYLWAQMTNSGIPIRCFSYTPGRGAKLADKLFTGIRKGAVLMTDGYEPYNDIAQRYDLVHLGCWAHLRRYFIKAEENVPKAARSPDLLATRFITLIGKLFTAEARSKKWAAERRQRLRRRYSTRILDAIYALALAESPGVVPKSLLGKALTYLREQWPKLIRYVENGTWAISNNPCENAIRPFVVGRRSWLFSDTVAGANASANLYSLIETCKAGGIDPYRYLHWLFQRLPLARTVDDYDALLPWKMPADLR
- a CDS encoding RNA chaperone Hfq — protein: MSINASDIQADFLSAFAREEKVVWVFLVNGIKLTGQLLAFDQYVLALQCPTGIQTVFKSAVSTVCEAHVVEHRRTRDRSAMSRERPPARGDHR
- a CDS encoding transposase; translation: MTEDRDLRSRLVVGAKRDGRREYDPQAREELVQLCMTSGVSIARTAMQYGLNPNLLREWITRYQKTHAARNSADKELRPADRASLDVTPPALRTDATDVPSPFVPVVQGAVTVERAVSARTPSITVALHIRLPNGVEFDIAEATIDELTTVVQMLGRMPCSGSTII
- a CDS encoding IS3 family transposase (programmed frameshift), producing MKAKQTYSVEFKEQALSKVLQRGPRTVGAVADELNVNVLTLRKWMRGAAAAKRSSGSEHARRPEDWSLEERLMALQESHGLVDEALNSWCRERGLFAHHLAQWRADFCTVGGTGSRRESATEVRDLKQANFELQRELKRKEKALAEAAALLVLQKKPPCAVRGRGRMTVPEERKALIDLISEATLAGARQARACSILGLSARTVQRWQRGEPDAVDGRSLRHHAPRHKLSADERAELLAIANSPEFGHLPPSQIVPRLADQQRYIASESTFYRVLKAEKQLAHRRSERPAQARSKPRSVCADAPNQLYSWDITYLPTTVRGQYFYLYLFLDVFSRKIVGWQVYAEESSVLASEVLKDLCAREAIQPAQVILHSDNGGPMKGATMLATLQALGVMPSLSRPGVSNDNPYSESLFKTLKYRPAYPLKAFDTLFAARTWVGALVRWYNEEHRHSAIRFVTPAQRHANLDQDILDRRAALYEYARQRNPLRWKGPTRNWQRVDAVHLNPDRIDNQGGTPRRPNQERKAA
- the tnpB gene encoding IS66 family insertion sequence element accessory protein TnpB (TnpB, as the term is used for proteins encoded by IS66 family insertion elements, is considered an accessory protein, since TnpC, encoded by a neighboring gene, is a DDE family transposase.) encodes the protein MFRFDDNLKVYLHRDPVDFRYGMNSLSILVEQSMRLNPMDTSLYIFGNRRRDRIKILGWDGSGFWLFIKRLESSHFIWPDNKAEIVTMTSNVLHALLDGDDITAIRRHPKQEYRRVS
- a CDS encoding sensor histidine kinase KdpD → MSDLIDNLLDFARGRLGGGLELHQEKRSIEPAFLQVIDEIRSAWPDRTIETRLNLELPFEGDHARLSQLFSNLLANAITRGASDQPIRVVDSNDSNGLTLSVANAGEGIPPAAMEKLFQPFQRDSKRPAQQGLGLGLFIASQIALAHGGSLKVMSDSTETVFTLDIPAS
- a CDS encoding IS66 family transposase → MPINVTITAEELKALLAERDAARALREEQEALRGALRLMTAERDLAEERLRAYRRELFGAKSEARDSDQLGLFNEAEVLGANSAPAQEDTPETTVGAHKRKKRGHRKPLDPNLPREVVRHELPEAERFCTNDGQALVEIGAEISEQLDVIPEQLRVIQHQRVKYACPCCDLGIKVTPAPPRIIARGLLSEAALAWIATGKYQFGVPLYRQAGLLCRFGGDISSNTIAASMVRVGLATQPVINLMRDALLDAELIYCDETTFQVLKEKGRKPQTKSYLWAQMTNSGIPIRCFSYTPGRGAKLADKLFTGIRKGAVLMTDGYEPYNDIAQRYDLVHLGCWAHLRRYFIKAEENVPKAARSPDLLATRFITLIGKLFTAEARSKKWAAERRQRLRRRYSTRILDAIYALALAESPGVVPKSLLGKALTYLREQWPKLIRYVENGTWAISNNPCENAIRPFVVGRRSWLFSDTVAGANASANLYSLIETCKAGGIDPYRYLHWLFQRLPLARTVDDYDALLPWKMPADLR
- the tnpB gene encoding IS66 family insertion sequence element accessory protein TnpB (TnpB, as the term is used for proteins encoded by IS66 family insertion elements, is considered an accessory protein, since TnpC, encoded by a neighboring gene, is a DDE family transposase.) is translated as MRCGFQGLAAKVQTALEENPLGGNVFIFRGRRGDLVKLLWATDDGLWLLAKRLERGRFIWPQADGGKIHLSSAQLSMLLEGIDWRHPQRTAALSML